One Mastacembelus armatus chromosome 10, fMasArm1.2, whole genome shotgun sequence DNA window includes the following coding sequences:
- the LOC113144398 gene encoding charged multivesicular body protein 1b-2-like has product MSNMEKHLFNLKFAAKELQRNAKKCDKEEKAEKAKVKQAVQKGNMEAARIHAENAIRQKHQSINFLRMSARVDAVSSRVQTAVTMNQVSKSMSGVVKSMDATLKSMNLEKISALMDKFESQFETLDVQTAQMEDTMGKTTTLTTPQGEVDVLLHEMADEAGLDLNLELPSGQTSSLASTVASTEQDELAQRLSRLRDQVS; this is encoded by the exons ATGTCGAATATGGAGA AACATTTGTTCAACCTCAAGTTTGCTGCCAAGGAGTTACAGCGCAACGCAAAGAAATGTGACAAGgaggaaaaggcagaaaaagcGAAAGTGAAGCAG GCAGTCCAGAAGGGTAATATGGAGGCAGCCAGGATCCATGCAGAGAACGCCATCCGCCAGAAGCACCAGTCCATTAATTTCTTGAGGATGAGTGCCCGTGTGGATGCTGTGTCCTCCAGGGTCCAGACCGCTGTCACCATGAACCAG GTATCTAAATCCATGTCTGGGGTGGTGAAGAGCATGGATGCTACACTGAAAAGCATGAACTTGGAGAAG ATCTCTGCGTTAATGGACAAGTTTGAAAGCCAATTTGAAACTCTTGATGTGCAGACAGCTCAGATGGAAGACACAATGGGCAAAACCACCACTCTGACAACACCTCAG GGCGAAGTTGATGTACTGTTGCATGAGATGGCTGACGAAGCAGG gtTGGATCTTAACCTAGAGCTTCCTTCAGGCCAGACTTCCTCACTGGCATCAACTGTTGCATCAACAGAACAG